The genomic segment TTGCTACCTCGTAAAAGGACTTGGTGCTGCTCCTGTAAAGATCTTTACTGGTTCAGTTATAATCGATTCTTTTAGTACTTTCGCAAAAGGTATTATGTTACTTGGAACGGCTGCAGCGATTTACTTAGCTCAACAATCTAAGGATCTTTACGAAGAAACAAAAGCTGAATTTGTAATTCTAGCAATCGGTGTACTTATTGGTGGGATGCTACTAGCTTCTGCAAATAATATGCTAATCCTTTATATTGGTATCGAAACACTTTCGATCCTTTCTTATGTTCTAGCATCTTTAAGAAGAAACGATGAGAGATCTTCTGAAGCTGGTCTTAAGTACTCACTTTACGGTGGGGTAACTGCAGGTATCATGCTTTTTGGTATGTCTCACATGTTTGGTGTTCTTGGAACAATCAACTTTTCAGAGATTATTCCAGCAATGGCGAACCTAACAACTGAGCAAGCTTTAATTCTTATGCCATCATTTGTACTTTTCTTTGCTGGTATTGGTTACAAAATTGCTTGTGTTCCATTTCATATGTGGTCACCAGATGTTTACGAAGGTTCTCCGCTTCCTGTTACTAACTTCTTCTCAATCGTTCCAAAGATTGCAGGGATCGTGGCAGTTGTAAGAATAACAAACGTATTCTTTGCGGGTGATGCTTCAATCGTAAGAGAATCATGGGTTGTACTACTTATGATTATCGCAGCGATCACAATGACTGTTGGAAACGTATCAGCTATCGGCCAGAGATCAGTTAAGAGAATGTTAGCATTCTCAAGTATTTCGCACGCAGGTGTTATGCTACTTGGTGTTCTTTGTATTGATGAATTAGGTTCTAGAGCGATCCTATTTTATGCAGTAACTTACTTATTTATGACACTTGTTGCTTTCTACATTACTTCTTTTGTTCAGGATCAATATGGAAACGATCACTTCGAAAGATTCAGTGGGCTAATTAAGAAGCACCCTCTAATGGCGATCCTAATGACAACTGTAATGTTCTCACTAGCTGGGCTTCCTCCATTAGCTGGATTTGTGGCTAAGTTTAATATCCTCGCAGCAATTATTGCTAAGAAGTATTACGTACTGGCTGTAATCACTGCACTAAACTCTGTTGTATCTCTTTACTACTACATGAAAGTTGTAAGACTAATGGTACTAAAAGATTCAGAGTCTGAAGAGAGCGTTACTGGATTTACTGTACCAAACCAAATCGTTATTACTGTTTTCTCAATTCCAGTGTTTTTACTTGGTATTTTCTGGGAAAAGATCTTAATGATGGCCGGTGGAGCATTAATCCTTATTAAGTAATGATGAATATCTACTTAATTATCACAGTTCTTTTTATAATTTCACTCGGGGTAGCTTTGATCTACCCCTTGTTTTTCTCACGACCAAATATTCAAACAAATCTAAGAATTAAACAAAGAGCAATCTATAAGTCTGAGATGTCTTCTCTTGTTAAAAGTGCTCTTTGGGCAATATCACTGCTTTTAATATCTTGCTTCTTTGGATCTGTAACTATTGATTATTCGAAAGAGTTCTATTCAATTTTGATCATCGCTGTTACAATTTTAGCAGTTATTCTTTAAAAGTTGGTATCAATGTTTAACTTATTAGTATTATCTTTTTTAATACTTTTAATAGTATTCGCAACATTTAAAATCTTCAAAGTCGAAGGTCTTCGTTCGATCTCTATTCAGAGATATATATCTCTCTCTAAGCAGAGTCGTAGTTATGATTTTTCATCATATATAGTAAGAGTATTTCAAATTATAATCTCTTTAATAATGTTCTTTGTGATTATTTATGATTTTGGTGAATCGAATATTCTTTACAGAAAGATATCCATTACAGAGTTGCTTTTATTTTTTACATTCGATTTTATTTGCTTAAGCTATTTAAACTTCAAAAGTATTAAGCAGAAAATTGATCTACTCTCACATATTAGATCGACACTCTACATAATCTCTACACTGATTATTATTTCGATGATTCTGCACTTCTATAGTTTAAGCCCAGTAATCTCGCAAATTATCACCAAGCAAAATCAGTTAATGTTCTTTGTTCCAAAGTGGAATGCAATAATGTTAGCTCCAGTATTTTGGATATTCATTTTGATTATTAAAGATAGTCAAAGACAGATAATTAAAAGTCCTGGCGAGTATGAGATTATTGATTACCAAAATATGATTTTGCTTTATGCAAGGCTAATGATTTACGGAGTTGTTTTGGTTCTCCTGTTTGCAGGAGGAGATACTTCACTTGGTCTGTTTGATCGGTTTAATATGAACTCATTTCAACTTGAATTACTTCAGAAATTTGTATTCTTAGTTAAATATATAGTCATGATTTATATTTTAAAGTGGACACATAATCTTACAGTTTCTAAATCACTTTCTGAGGCTTTGAAGTCCAGCCGGTTATATGTTCTTGTAACAATGCTTACATTTATTATTGTATGTGTAATTAAGGTGTATCAACTATGATCGCTATTCAAATTTTGACAATTATTATACTGGTCGCTTTTTATACAATGAAGGATTCAAAAATTTCAACTGCTCTTTCACTTGTTGGAACAATCTTGTTAGTTATATCACTCGAAAATAATTCAGAAGTTTTTATGACATACTTCTGTATCTTATCGTTGGTGTTTTTCCTTGTGCTATCTACTTTTGCACATACCTTCCCATCACTACAAGAAGAGAAGTCATTTGGTATGAATAGATATGGGCTTGTAACAAAACTGATAGTTATTATTTTACTTATTGCCTTATTGAATATTTTAAACTCGTCATCATTTAACTTCTTTGAACCTGATAAGGCCGTTGATATTTCACAGAAGCTTACAGCACAAAGATTAATTAAGATATTTGCTCCAATGCTAATGGTAATATCTATCGTTTTCTCACAGTTGAGGGATTCTAATGACTAGTACGATATTAGAATATTTTCCATATATATCTATGTTGTTAATCATTGTAACAGTACCACTTCTTTTAACGACAAGTTACAAAAAGAGAGTAAGCTCACTTTTTCAAATAATTATTATATTAGTATCGATGGTGGATAAGAAAATGATGGAAATAGGGGAAGTCTCTGAATACAGATTTCTTATTTATTTAATTCCTACCCTGGTTCTCTTTTTCTATTTTTATATCTACGCAAAGGCGAAGCTAAAAGTATGATTTATCTAATATTGTTTTTAATATTTACAGTTAGTGTCTCATTCTTAGCGAATAAGCAAAGTTTTGAGAAATATATATTTCCTGTGATCAGCATTATCTTGTTTATGACCCTAGGATTTAAAACTTGGGCAAATGAGAGCGTGACGATTGGTTTGGTTGCGATTTCAATTTATACGCTTTTTGGTTTCAAGAAAATTTCTTCACCTGCTGCAATGCTTGGGCTTGCGAGTCTTTTGGGGTCTTACCTGGGAATTTCTTTTGCAGAATCGATTGTGATGACGCTGATATTTACCAGTATCGATTATATTGCTCAAAAGCGAGCGAGAACACTTGTTCCACTGGCACTGGCTTCGTGCGCTTTAATCTTTAGTTCATTTGTTTTTAGCGTGCTTTTCGTGGTTTATGTTTTAATTTTCTTAGAGGACAAGGATACCCATTGGGCCATCTTTATGATGCTACTTTTAAGTTTAAACAACCAAATATTTTACCACTTTAAATATGCACAATTTTTAATACCAGTATTTTCTTTGGTCGCAGTCGTTTTATACAATCATAAAAAGAATAATAATCTACAAATATTTACAATCTCATACTTTAGTTTGTTGAGTTTAAATGAATATAATGCTGTATTGCTACTTTGTACGACATATTTTGTATCAGTTTCGGTTTTTGAGTTATTAAGACTTGAGCTTAAGAGAAATGATTTTACTAAATTCAAGGCTATAGATCTTGCGAAGAATATGTCATCTCTTATAAATCCTTGTGTAATAATCTCATTAGGTCTTCTTGCTGATCATGGAATGGCCCTAGGCTTGGTTGTTCTAGTGCTTGCAATAATGAATATAAAGAGGGTTAAGTCATTTGATATCAAGGCTTATGACTTCTACATAACATGTATGATTAGTTTCTTAATTCTTATTACTATCCTACAACCATATACAGAAGGTTTTTATGCCTTTGGTTTTTCTAAAAAATACGGAGTAAGTTTCTTCTACAAGAGTTTGTATCTTCCGTTTCTTTTACAAATCTTTTTCTTGTTCTCGGGTGCTCTTTGGAATTATTTTAAAATCGATAAGACAAGATTTAAGTCACTACTTGTACAATATGAGATTGTGAATAGTTATAGACATCGATATTTGAATGAAAGCTTGGAAAGAACATTTAATTCTGAAATTAGAATGCAACCTATATCATTTAAACCATTCCCAAAAGCGAAGCTTCCATTTGGTGATGCATGGTCTCTTTTGTCATTTTTTGCTGTTTTATTTCTTGCGATAAAACTGGTGGTTAGTCTATGAAAAAGACTTATTTAATCAAGAGTATAATAGTCTTAATGTATGCCATAGTTTCATTGATTGTATTTACTTTTATGAATATCAATGAGGCTAGTAAGTTGGCTCTTGTTGAGTATTATGGAATTCTTAAGAACTTTGATTTTGCACTAGCTGTAAATATTAATACGATTCTTTTTCTTCCTTTTGTTCCAATCTACTTCATTAATGGACCATTAAAAAAATTTTTACTGGCTTCAGTTTTTGCAGTGTTTTTATTACTGACTTTTAGTGGCTGGTTGTATGTTGTGTTAGCTATTGCGGTTGTTGATCAGCTAGAAAATTTTGGGAAAGTACAAGTATATAAAAACTTATTGATGCAGATAATTCTCGTGGTTGGTATGAATATTATGTTCGGCCAAGATCTAAAGTTGTCTTTAGTTTACATAAGCGCGATTTACTTACTGCTAATGAAGAGGAATATCCTTATTGATTTTATCTTTGCTGTTTGGTTAATCAATATAAGCTTCACTCCAGTTGAATACTGGATTTTATTACCATTCTTGGCCATTACGATATTCAAAGAATTAGTTCTAACGAAGTCTAGTGACTATATGCGAGCAATTTTTTGGGCCTTCTTATTACTTGGAGTTGCTAAAGAGTGGATTGCTTTGTCATTCTTAATTCTTCTGATCTCCTCAAAGAGAAATGAGCTTGGCCTGACGACAAGGGTGATGAATACGCTTTCGATTGTGTTTATTACGTTCTCTTTAGTATTATTAAATTTTCCGAATGAATTGAAAATTTTTATCTGTGGTGGCTTACTAGCATATTTATTTGCGAAAGAGACAGAGGTTGAATATGGATATTGAGTTTTACTCTTTATTTCTTTGTTACCCATTAATGCTTTTATTACAGAAAGTATTCTCTGGACATGAGAGTATTAAAAGAGCATTCTTAAAAGTTGCTCCTTGGCTCTTACTAGTTATCTTTCACTTACTTTTCATTCCTTATATGGTGAGAAATAGTGAATACATTCTCTTAACAATTCTTTCTTCAATTTATTTATTTGCTGTGCATGAAAACCGTACAACCCTATCATCAATCTTTAGAGATTTTACGATTTTTTGGATGTCGGCTACTTGTCTTACCGTTTTCTTAAAATTCTCGAATGCGATTTACTTGATTGGTATTCTTCCAATATTTGCAATGAAACAGGATTCAATTAGATCTACAACTCGCTCACTTTTGTGGATTGTTTGTATATTTTTAATGTTACTTATATCTGAGATTGATGTCGGGAAAGGTCTATTCATTAAGGAATATTTCCTTGAGATATTATTTCTCCTTATATTTATATTTTTCACTAACATTAAAAGTGGAAATATTAGATCACTACAATACTATGTTTTAACTCTCGGGTGTTTTAATTCATTGATCACACATTACTCATATATTCCTTATACTTTTAAGTATATTTTTATTGGGGTACAAGTGTTTACCCTGCTACGATTCTACGTAGAAAAAAGAGTTCAGAATCTGATTCTTACCACACTGTGTTTTACAATCTTAATAATCCCTTCAATATCTGCAATTTCTAATCTACAGATTTGTTTGATGATTTATGTCGGTTTTATGGTGATGAAAGAGTTCATTAAGAATGTTCAAATTCAGCGTTATGTACAGGTAATCTTGAGTACATTTGTAATTTATTTAGTTTTTGCAGGTATAGAAAATATCGATATGCTAACTAAATTTTCTGGATTTATCTTAATTGTAAATATTTTGATAGCAGGCTATCAAAAGCTCATGATATCAGATACTTTTGTCCATTCTTGATTTTTATGCGCACTGCAAAGATAATGGGATGGTATGAAAAAATACCGCGTAAAAAACGATGATGGTAGAATCATTGGCCCATTGCTTTTAACTGACCTTGTACAATTACAAGAGCAGAATGAAATATCAGCAACAAGTTTGTTTCAGGTTTTTCCTCTAGGTGACTGGGATAATATTTCTAATTTTCAAGAGATCAAAAAAGCATTTTCAGAAAAAAAGGAAGAAGATTCAACTCGTACTATTACAGAACAGGTCGAACAGCCATCACGCCCAGCTGAAGATGCAACTGAATTTAGAGAGTTTAAGTTTGACCGTCGAGTAAATAATCTTGTCGACTATGGAGAACTTGAAAGGCGTCATAAAGTTGAAAAAGAAAAAATTCGTGAAGCGGAAGAGAAAAAAGAAGTAGAGCTTGAGAAAACGCGAATTGTTAAATTACCAGATGTTGAAAGCGTAGAAAAGACAAGAATAGTAAGAAGAGATGACCTCGTTATGGATGATAACGAAGGAGCGGCTGATGAACCTGAA from the Bacteriovorax sp. Seq25_V genome contains:
- a CDS encoding NADH-quinone oxidoreductase subunit N, with the protein product MALKYLASISHYVPELLLCLTMAALILVESTYDNNVKGRSKGLLFSTAFLGLIASFCYLVKGLGAAPVKIFTGSVIIDSFSTFAKGIMLLGTAAAIYLAQQSKDLYEETKAEFVILAIGVLIGGMLLASANNMLILYIGIETLSILSYVLASLRRNDERSSEAGLKYSLYGGVTAGIMLFGMSHMFGVLGTINFSEIIPAMANLTTEQALILMPSFVLFFAGIGYKIACVPFHMWSPDVYEGSPLPVTNFFSIVPKIAGIVAVVRITNVFFAGDASIVRESWVVLLMIIAAITMTVGNVSAIGQRSVKRMLAFSSISHAGVMLLGVLCIDELGSRAILFYAVTYLFMTLVAFYITSFVQDQYGNDHFERFSGLIKKHPLMAILMTTVMFSLAGLPPLAGFVAKFNILAAIIAKKYYVLAVITALNSVVSLYYYMKVVRLMVLKDSESEESVTGFTVPNQIVITVFSIPVFLLGIFWEKILMMAGGALILIK